A portion of the Cyanobium sp. PCC 7001 genome contains these proteins:
- the psbU gene encoding photosystem II complex extrinsic protein PsbU: MKRLVAWLMSGLVLAGLLVSLLVPPAASAEELRNLADDKIAERGDKVDLNNSSVRRFQSYPGMYPTLAGKIVLGGPYQSVDDVLNLDLTDRQKELFNKYKDNFTVTPPAIALNEGFDRINDGQYR; the protein is encoded by the coding sequence ATGAAACGGCTGGTTGCCTGGCTGATGAGCGGTCTTGTGCTGGCTGGCCTTCTGGTCTCCCTCCTGGTGCCCCCTGCCGCCTCGGCCGAGGAGCTGCGCAATCTGGCCGACGACAAGATCGCCGAGCGGGGCGACAAGGTGGATCTCAACAACAGTTCCGTGCGCCGCTTCCAGAGCTATCCGGGGATGTACCCCACCCTGGCCGGCAAGATCGTGCTCGGCGGTCCCTACCAGAGCGTGGATGACGTGCTCAACCTGGACCTGACCGATCGCCAGAAGGAGCTGTTCAACAAGTACAAGGACAACTTCACGGTGACCCCCCCGGCCATTGCCCTCAACGAGGGCTTCGATCGGATCAACGACGGCCAGTACCGCTGA
- a CDS encoding DUF3120 domain-containing protein — protein sequence MAASALLVTLPVFLQAPWVRLSPASAAVFTAVLVAMGVVLANSADQQHQRLGSLLVGFAGSWLAGSLFWGWARLHPLWHLPIEAFALPLALAGLGGRWRLGCGFYLGSLLGTAATDAAIAATGLMPLWPQALAAAPAEAGRILHLAGLQVLQPIGLMVVLGFACLLLLLSRWLWQQGEVGRVASSALSTTLAVDGIFLLAALVAPRLSGLI from the coding sequence GTGGCGGCCAGCGCACTGCTGGTGACCCTTCCGGTGTTCCTGCAGGCCCCCTGGGTGCGGCTGTCCCCCGCCAGCGCCGCCGTGTTCACGGCCGTTCTGGTGGCGATGGGGGTGGTGCTGGCCAACAGTGCGGATCAGCAGCACCAGCGGCTCGGGAGCCTGCTGGTGGGTTTCGCCGGCAGCTGGCTGGCCGGCTCCCTGTTCTGGGGCTGGGCCCGCCTGCATCCGCTCTGGCATCTGCCGATCGAAGCCTTCGCGCTGCCCCTGGCCCTGGCGGGCCTCGGGGGACGCTGGCGGCTGGGTTGCGGCTTCTACCTGGGCTCCCTGCTGGGCACCGCCGCCACCGACGCCGCCATCGCCGCCACGGGGCTCATGCCCCTCTGGCCCCAGGCCCTGGCCGCGGCACCGGCTGAGGCCGGCCGGATCCTGCACCTGGCCGGGCTGCAGGTGCTCCAGCCCATCGGGCTGATGGTGGTGCTGGGCTTCGCCTGCCTGCTCCTGCTGCTGAGCCGCTGGCTCTGGCAGCAGGGCGAGGTGGGCCGGGTGGCCAGCTCCGCCCTCTCCACCACCCTGGCGGTGGACGGCATCTTCCTGCTGGCCGCCCTGGTGGCCCCCCGGCTGAGCGGCCTGATCTGA
- a CDS encoding undecaprenyl-diphosphate phosphatase, with protein sequence MQAAGAIGDPGFWEACWRALVLGVVQGLTEFLPISSTAHLKVVPVLLGWGDPGVAVTAVIQLGSIAAVVAYFRRDLAAVVRGVARAFRHGQWHDPAARLGVAIALGTLPIVVAGLAIKLWVSDYDNSPLRSLTAIAIVSMVMALLLGLAEVLGRRRRELPAVRPWDGVVVGLAQMLALVPGVSRSGSTLTAALFDGWERADAARFSFLLGIPAITLAGLAQLKDALAAPAGGGPVPMLVGIASATVVSWAAIAWLLRYLQRHSTWVFVGYRLIFGLAILLWLRATVGG encoded by the coding sequence ATGCAGGCTGCCGGTGCGATCGGGGATCCAGGCTTCTGGGAGGCCTGCTGGAGAGCCCTCGTGCTGGGGGTGGTGCAGGGCCTCACCGAATTCCTGCCGATCAGCAGCACGGCCCACCTCAAGGTGGTGCCCGTGCTGCTGGGCTGGGGAGACCCCGGTGTGGCCGTCACCGCTGTGATCCAGCTCGGCAGCATCGCCGCCGTGGTGGCCTACTTCCGCCGCGACCTAGCCGCCGTGGTGCGGGGCGTGGCGCGGGCCTTCCGCCATGGCCAGTGGCACGACCCCGCCGCCCGGCTGGGGGTGGCGATCGCCCTGGGCACCCTGCCCATCGTGGTAGCGGGTCTGGCGATCAAGCTCTGGGTGAGCGATTACGACAACTCCCCGCTGCGGAGCCTCACGGCCATCGCCATCGTGTCCATGGTGATGGCCCTCCTGCTGGGCCTGGCCGAGGTTCTGGGCCGACGCCGACGGGAGTTGCCCGCCGTGCGTCCGTGGGATGGGGTGGTGGTGGGCCTGGCCCAGATGCTGGCCCTGGTGCCCGGGGTGTCGCGGTCAGGCAGCACCCTCACCGCCGCCCTGTTCGATGGCTGGGAGCGGGCCGACGCCGCCCGTTTCTCCTTTCTGCTCGGCATTCCCGCCATCACCCTGGCCGGCCTGGCCCAGCTCAAGGACGCGCTGGCCGCGCCGGCGGGCGGCGGCCCGGTGCCGATGCTGGTGGGCATCGCGTCGGCGACCGTGGTGTCCTGGGCGGCGATCGCCTGGCTGCTCCGCTATCTGCAGCGTCACAGCACCTGGGTGTTCGTGGGCTATCGCCTGATCTTCGGACTCGCCATCCTGCTCTGGCTGCGCGCCACAGTGGGTGGGTGA
- a CDS encoding TIGR03279 family radical SAM protein: MWKEPSAGIALAAADGQPPRLPQPAVVASVEPGSIGAELGFEPGDRLLSINGRRPRDLIDLQFLVGEEDLALEVEDPGGSLHTVELEKDLDEGLGLAFTEALFDGLRQCNNACPFCFIDQQPPGRRRSLYLKDDDYRLSFLYGSYLTLTNLTPADWQRIEDQRLSPLFVSVHATDPELRSRLLVNPRAGQLLEQLRWFDARDLQIHAQVVVCPGLNDGAALERTLTDLAGFAGGPWPAVLSAAVVPVGLTRFRPDGDALQPVDRACARRVVAQVEALQERFRTELGSRFAWLSDEWYLVAGLPLPPRGQYEDLPQQENGVGSIRAFLEELHQATTSLPERLDRPRRCSWVVGRLVAEALQPVVERLNAVEGLELVLHGLPSPYWGQEHVVTGLLTGSDLIHGLRDRDLGEVLLLPAVMLRQGEPVFLDDMTLEQLEAALPVPIALLRSAADLVTLCLGNPGQDP, encoded by the coding sequence ATGTGGAAGGAACCCTCCGCCGGCATCGCCCTCGCCGCCGCTGACGGCCAGCCCCCGCGCCTTCCCCAGCCGGCGGTGGTGGCCAGCGTCGAGCCGGGGTCCATCGGCGCCGAGCTGGGCTTCGAGCCGGGCGACCGGCTGCTGAGCATCAACGGCCGCCGCCCCCGCGACCTCATCGACCTCCAGTTCCTCGTGGGGGAGGAGGACCTGGCGCTGGAGGTGGAGGATCCCGGCGGCAGCCTCCACACCGTGGAACTGGAGAAGGATCTCGATGAGGGGCTGGGGCTGGCCTTCACCGAGGCGCTGTTCGATGGTCTGCGCCAGTGCAACAACGCCTGTCCCTTCTGCTTCATCGATCAGCAGCCGCCGGGCCGGCGCCGCAGCCTCTACCTCAAGGACGACGACTACCGGCTGAGCTTCCTCTACGGCTCCTATCTCACCCTCACCAACCTCACACCCGCCGACTGGCAGCGGATCGAGGACCAGCGGCTCTCGCCGCTGTTCGTGTCGGTGCATGCCACCGATCCGGAGCTGCGCAGCCGTCTGCTGGTGAATCCACGGGCTGGTCAGCTGCTGGAGCAGCTGCGCTGGTTCGATGCCCGCGATCTCCAGATCCATGCCCAGGTGGTGGTCTGTCCTGGTCTCAATGACGGCGCGGCCCTCGAGCGCACCCTCACCGATCTGGCCGGCTTCGCCGGCGGACCATGGCCCGCCGTGCTCTCCGCCGCCGTGGTGCCGGTGGGCCTCACCCGCTTCCGTCCGGATGGCGACGCCCTCCAGCCGGTGGACCGGGCCTGCGCCCGCCGGGTCGTGGCCCAGGTGGAGGCGCTCCAGGAGCGGTTCAGAACCGAGCTGGGCAGCCGCTTCGCCTGGCTCTCCGATGAGTGGTACCTGGTGGCTGGGCTGCCTCTGCCGCCCCGGGGGCAGTACGAAGACCTCCCCCAGCAGGAGAACGGCGTGGGCAGCATCCGGGCCTTCCTGGAGGAGCTGCACCAGGCCACCACATCCCTGCCGGAGCGGCTGGATCGGCCCCGACGCTGCAGCTGGGTGGTGGGGAGGCTGGTGGCGGAAGCGCTGCAGCCGGTGGTGGAGCGCCTCAATGCCGTGGAGGGCCTCGAGCTCGTGCTCCACGGCCTGCCGAGTCCCTACTGGGGGCAGGAGCATGTGGTCACGGGGCTTCTCACCGGTTCTGACCTGATCCACGGCCTGCGTGACAGGGATCTGGGGGAGGTTCTGCTGCTGCCGGCGGTGATGCTGCGGCAGGGGGAGCCGGTCTTTCTGGATGACATGACCCTGGAGCAGCTGGAGGCGGCCCTGCCTGTCCCCATCGCACTGTTACGGAGTGCGGCCGATCTGGTGACCCTCTGCCTCGGCAATCCTGGGCAGGATCCTTAA
- a CDS encoding TolC family protein has protein sequence MAHLAYRLALLGVLGLPLLADPVRAEAGADSPGPDSAAVAELTAARSGSQPPPEPTRTEVELTGTEEASDTQLVQADPAPSDAEAMPAEASEAMAAEASSDEQPKQALPYAPDVKGTRPRVNPELVTPAATELQPSVEDLPAPDSLALPTKPEQVVIEELRPLSLSQVENLAEVNNPNLKAIASQVDQAQSNLRAEIARWYPTLDLQANALPTYNTGRRWQNLRTRSNEVSNEDQWTAALGVRAEWDLINPQRNPSIAAARDTFEKAKYQYVIALRELRLQSAQAYFVLQQRDDQVRIGQQSVRASLVSLRDSRARFQAGVATRLEVLEAETQLARDQQLLTTALAEQSIARRALAALLDLPQNVTPTAADPSRVLGVWQPSLQESIVAAYAFREELDQVLLDISIANSQANVALGAAQPFLSIFAGFDTTFFDGDQGSGDFIASSGGAYDTSVGLSLRWRLFDGGAAAANARQNRQLAQENTFRFAERRDAIRQEVEQSFYNLDKNNRNITTTAREVISARESLRLARLRFQAGVTTQREVVDNQRDLTQAEVRYADAITEYNVNLAELRRTTGLDQITTCPAQSLSPIRPELAADIPVEPTPLLPACQASIPGPV, from the coding sequence GTGGCTCACCTCGCCTACCGGCTCGCGCTTCTTGGCGTTCTGGGTCTGCCGCTTCTCGCAGACCCGGTCCGGGCCGAAGCGGGTGCTGACAGTCCTGGCCCCGATTCAGCCGCGGTTGCGGAGCTCACGGCCGCCAGGTCCGGCTCGCAGCCGCCACCGGAGCCCACGCGCACGGAAGTGGAGCTCACCGGCACGGAGGAAGCCTCCGACACCCAGCTGGTCCAGGCCGATCCCGCGCCTTCGGATGCCGAAGCCATGCCTGCCGAGGCTTCCGAAGCCATGGCCGCGGAGGCTTCGTCCGATGAGCAGCCGAAGCAGGCCCTGCCCTACGCCCCGGATGTCAAGGGCACCCGACCCCGGGTGAATCCCGAGCTGGTGACGCCGGCCGCCACCGAACTGCAACCCTCCGTTGAGGACCTGCCCGCCCCCGATTCCCTCGCCCTGCCCACGAAGCCTGAGCAGGTGGTGATCGAAGAACTGCGTCCCCTGAGCCTGTCCCAGGTGGAGAACCTGGCCGAGGTGAACAACCCGAATCTCAAGGCCATCGCCAGCCAGGTGGACCAGGCCCAGAGCAACCTCCGCGCCGAGATCGCCCGCTGGTACCCCACCCTGGACCTGCAGGCCAACGCCCTCCCCACCTACAACACCGGCCGTCGCTGGCAGAACCTCCGCACCCGGTCCAATGAGGTGAGCAACGAGGATCAGTGGACGGCCGCCCTGGGTGTGCGTGCCGAATGGGATCTGATCAATCCCCAGCGCAACCCGAGCATCGCCGCGGCCCGGGACACCTTCGAAAAGGCCAAGTATCAATACGTGATCGCGCTGCGGGAGCTCCGCCTGCAGTCCGCTCAGGCCTACTTCGTGCTCCAGCAGCGCGACGATCAAGTGAGGATCGGCCAGCAGTCCGTGCGGGCCTCCCTGGTGAGCCTGCGGGATTCCCGCGCCCGTTTCCAGGCTGGAGTCGCCACCCGGCTCGAAGTGCTCGAGGCCGAAACCCAGCTCGCCCGCGACCAGCAGCTTCTCACCACCGCCCTGGCGGAGCAGTCGATCGCCCGCCGGGCCCTCGCCGCCTTGCTGGATCTGCCCCAGAACGTCACCCCCACCGCCGCCGACCCCTCCCGGGTGCTGGGGGTGTGGCAGCCCTCGCTGCAGGAAAGCATCGTGGCGGCCTATGCCTTCCGTGAAGAGCTGGACCAGGTTCTGCTGGACATTTCGATCGCGAACAGCCAGGCCAATGTGGCCCTCGGGGCAGCCCAGCCCTTCCTGAGCATCTTTGCCGGTTTCGACACCACCTTCTTTGACGGCGACCAGGGGTCTGGCGACTTCATCGCCTCGTCGGGCGGCGCCTATGACACGAGCGTGGGCCTCAGCCTCCGCTGGCGCCTCTTTGATGGCGGAGCCGCTGCGGCCAATGCGCGTCAGAACCGTCAGCTGGCCCAGGAGAACACGTTCCGCTTCGCCGAACGCCGCGATGCGATCCGCCAGGAGGTGGAGCAGAGCTTCTACAACCTCGACAAGAACAACCGCAACATCACCACCACGGCCAGGGAGGTGATTTCGGCGCGGGAATCCCTGCGCCTGGCCCGCCTCCGCTTCCAGGCCGGCGTGACCACACAGCGGGAGGTGGTCGACAACCAGCGCGATCTCACCCAGGCGGAGGTGCGCTACGCGGATGCCATCACCGAGTACAACGTCAACCTGGCCGAGCTGCGTCGCACCACGGGCCTCGATCAGATCACCACCTGCCCCGCCCAGAGCCTTTCCCCCATCAGGCCTGAGCTCGCCGCCGACATCCCCGTCGAGCCCACCCCGCTGCTGCCGGCCTGTCAGGCCTCCATCCCGGGCCCGGTCTGA
- a CDS encoding BCD family MFS transporter, which yields MSPADALPRGAGAGLGLAGTLRLGLFQGCLGCLAVIFAGMLNRVMISELQFPALWVGGALAFEQFVAPARVLVGQVSDGYPLAGRHRVPYIWLGSLGFCGLAVLSIPLIFQVARLLQAGDPTRLAGGVLALCGLFAAYGLAISLASTPYLALVIDRTTEQERPRAVGIIWCLLTVGIVVGAISIAIGLRSLDGVRDPALLEPALFAFMLRVAAVVLLLTLVATLGMEQPAHRRQLSRSRSQSSGRDDAITLRQSWALVTSSPQVLVFFLFLVLFTLALFLQDPILESYGADVFGMPIAATASLNALWGIGTLAGLLLAGLWIVPRLGKLATARLGCQLILASLLLLLLSGLVAQVPLLRVVMVLFGLAAGIGTNSALVLMLDLTLPEAAGTFVGVWGLAQAMSRALGKVIGGGLLDLGRWLQALLPIPAGAFPPYALVLGVEALVALVALTVLSRVNLRQFREDTGRSLSKVLALEIG from the coding sequence GTGTCCCCCGCGGATGCCCTGCCCCGTGGTGCCGGTGCAGGCCTGGGGCTGGCCGGCACCCTGCGCCTCGGACTGTTCCAGGGCTGTCTGGGCTGCCTGGCGGTGATCTTCGCCGGCATGCTCAACCGGGTGATGATCAGCGAGCTGCAGTTTCCCGCGCTGTGGGTGGGGGGAGCCCTCGCCTTTGAGCAGTTCGTGGCCCCGGCCCGGGTGCTGGTGGGACAGGTGTCGGATGGCTATCCGCTGGCGGGCCGCCACCGGGTGCCCTACATCTGGCTGGGCAGCCTGGGCTTCTGCGGCCTGGCGGTGCTCTCCATCCCCCTGATCTTCCAGGTGGCGCGTCTGCTCCAGGCGGGAGACCCCACCCGCCTGGCCGGTGGCGTGCTGGCCCTGTGCGGACTGTTCGCGGCCTATGGCCTGGCGATCTCGCTGGCCTCCACGCCTTACCTGGCGCTGGTGATCGACCGCACCACGGAGCAGGAGCGTCCCAGGGCGGTGGGCATCATCTGGTGCCTGCTCACGGTGGGGATCGTGGTGGGGGCCATCAGCATCGCCATCGGCCTGCGCAGCCTCGATGGGGTGCGGGATCCGGCCCTGCTGGAGCCGGCCCTGTTCGCGTTCATGCTGCGGGTGGCGGCCGTGGTGCTGCTGCTCACGCTGGTGGCCACCCTGGGCATGGAGCAACCGGCCCACCGGCGCCAGCTGAGCCGATCGAGGAGCCAGTCCAGCGGGAGAGACGATGCCATCACCCTGCGCCAGTCCTGGGCCCTGGTGACATCCAGCCCTCAGGTGCTGGTGTTTTTCCTCTTTCTGGTGCTCTTCACCCTGGCCCTGTTCCTGCAGGATCCGATCCTCGAGAGCTACGGCGCCGACGTCTTCGGCATGCCGATCGCCGCCACGGCCTCCCTGAATGCCCTGTGGGGCATCGGCACCCTGGCCGGGCTGCTCCTGGCCGGCCTCTGGATCGTGCCCCGGCTCGGCAAGCTCGCCACGGCCCGGCTCGGCTGTCAACTCATTCTGGCCAGCCTGCTGCTGCTGCTGCTGAGTGGGCTCGTGGCCCAGGTCCCCCTGTTGCGGGTCGTCATGGTGCTCTTCGGGCTGGCGGCCGGCATCGGCACCAACAGCGCGCTGGTGCTGATGCTGGATCTCACCCTGCCCGAAGCCGCGGGCACCTTCGTGGGCGTCTGGGGTCTGGCCCAGGCCATGTCCCGGGCCCTCGGCAAGGTGATCGGAGGCGGCCTCCTCGATCTGGGTCGCTGGCTGCAGGCACTGCTTCCCATCCCGGCCGGGGCTTTTCCCCCCTACGCCCTCGTGCTGGGGGTGGAAGCGCTGGTGGCTCTGGTGGCCCTGACGGTGCTGAGCCGCGTCAATCTGCGCCAGTTCAGGGAGGATACGGGCAGAAGTCTCAGCAAGGTCCTGGCCCTCGAGATTGGATGA
- a CDS encoding inositol monophosphatase family protein, producing MTTTPTRSALDPGLAALLDRVAERQRADFGHAVSDVKADGSLITACDRWSDSTLVQGLAELYPGEGVLSEEGDKRVPLTEAYWVVDPLDGTTNFAAGIPYWAISLARFEAGRPVLAVLDVPPLRQRIVAVRGAGAWRNGKVLSPPSLQSHPAGCASLCSRSIGVLQKLPHQRFPGKIRLLGVASLNLVSVAMGQTVAALEATPKIWDLAAAWLVLTELHCPLRWLQRSPDQLVPGSDQATADYPVLAADREQTLARFMPWGEALLELGNQELVVPPG from the coding sequence ATGACCACAACCCCCACGCGCTCTGCCCTGGATCCAGGCCTGGCGGCCTTGCTCGATCGGGTGGCGGAGCGTCAGCGGGCTGACTTCGGCCACGCCGTCTCCGATGTCAAGGCCGATGGCAGCCTGATCACCGCCTGCGATCGCTGGAGTGACAGCACCCTGGTTCAGGGACTGGCAGAGCTCTATCCCGGGGAAGGGGTGCTGAGCGAGGAAGGCGACAAGCGCGTTCCTCTCACCGAGGCCTACTGGGTGGTGGATCCCCTCGATGGCACCACCAACTTCGCGGCGGGCATCCCCTACTGGGCCATTTCCCTGGCCCGTTTCGAGGCAGGACGTCCCGTGCTGGCCGTTCTGGACGTGCCACCGCTGCGCCAGCGGATCGTGGCGGTGCGCGGAGCGGGGGCCTGGCGCAACGGCAAGGTCCTCTCACCTCCTTCCCTCCAGAGCCATCCGGCGGGCTGTGCCTCCCTCTGCAGCCGCTCGATCGGTGTGTTGCAGAAGCTGCCTCACCAGCGCTTTCCGGGCAAGATCCGACTCCTCGGGGTGGCCAGCCTCAACCTGGTGAGTGTGGCCATGGGGCAGACGGTGGCGGCGCTTGAGGCCACGCCCAAGATCTGGGATCTGGCGGCCGCCTGGCTGGTGCTCACCGAACTGCACTGCCCGCTGCGCTGGCTGCAGCGCAGTCCGGATCAGCTGGTGCCCGGCAGTGACCAGGCCACGGCCGACTACCCGGTGCTGGCGGCGGATCGCGAGCAGACCCTGGCCCGCTTCATGCCCTGGGGGGAAGCCCTGCTGGAGCTGGGCAATCAGGAGCTGGTGGTTCCCCCAGGCTGA
- a CDS encoding YhjD/YihY/BrkB family envelope integrity protein, producing the protein MDLSAAFAYHAMQSVFPIVLIALSLAARVLGQDEGLLDRVLSGARQVLPGSAMPAVTTGLNAFLRQGVGAGLLGVLVLVLTASNAYLTLQRGADRLWWNRPFGLDGLPWHQVVLRYCRLRLKALALMALMALVIVLDRLATSWRLPGAPTVGEVLPRIFPRVVDLGRPFNSGLDLLTTLGFSLLAALLLLWMLPSRRVSLRHLLPGAAFLAGAFTLLNLLLGRVLVLLGVRFQAYGLVGGVLVFGLWVWMIGVLIYYSQCLSVVLSRPPRSHADPTP; encoded by the coding sequence GTGGATCTGAGCGCGGCGTTCGCCTACCACGCCATGCAGTCGGTGTTTCCGATCGTGCTGATCGCCCTCTCCCTGGCCGCCAGGGTGCTCGGTCAGGACGAGGGGCTGCTCGATCGTGTGCTCAGCGGAGCGCGGCAGGTGCTGCCAGGCTCCGCCATGCCTGCCGTCACGACAGGACTCAACGCCTTCCTGCGGCAGGGCGTGGGCGCAGGCCTGCTGGGTGTGCTCGTGCTTGTGCTCACGGCCAGCAATGCCTACCTCACCCTGCAGCGGGGTGCCGACCGGCTGTGGTGGAACCGGCCCTTCGGCCTCGACGGTTTGCCCTGGCACCAGGTGGTGCTCCGCTACTGCCGCCTGAGGCTCAAGGCCCTCGCTCTGATGGCGCTGATGGCGCTCGTGATCGTGCTGGATCGGCTGGCCACGAGCTGGCGACTGCCGGGCGCCCCGACGGTCGGGGAAGTGCTCCCCAGAATCTTCCCGCGGGTCGTGGACCTCGGCCGGCCCTTCAATTCCGGCCTGGATCTGCTCACCACCCTCGGCTTCAGCCTCCTCGCCGCCCTGCTGCTCCTCTGGATGCTCCCCTCGCGTCGGGTTTCGCTGCGGCATCTGCTGCCGGGCGCGGCCTTCCTGGCCGGTGCCTTCACGCTGCTGAACCTGCTGCTGGGACGCGTGCTGGTTCTGCTGGGGGTGCGGTTCCAGGCCTATGGCCTGGTGGGTGGGGTGCTGGTGTTCGGGTTATGGGTGTGGATGATCGGGGTGCTCATCTACTACTCCCAGTGCCTCAGCGTGGTGCTGTCGCGCCCGCCCCGATCCCACGCCGATCCCACGCCCTGA
- a CDS encoding DUF2834 domain-containing protein — protein sequence MSPTDSPAPNVQPPTPWLRWVYLALAIAGAVLPWLANLDYMQETGGNFDVAQFIQLANANPAAASLSRDLAIGATAVLIWIVQEARRLQMRGLPWVLLICVTVAFASGAPLFLYLRERRLEELARSPAS from the coding sequence ATGAGCCCCACCGACTCCCCTGCACCCAACGTCCAGCCGCCCACCCCCTGGCTGCGCTGGGTCTACCTGGCACTGGCGATTGCCGGAGCCGTGCTGCCCTGGCTGGCCAATCTGGACTACATGCAGGAGACCGGCGGCAATTTCGATGTGGCGCAGTTCATCCAGCTGGCCAACGCCAACCCGGCCGCGGCGTCCCTGTCCCGCGACCTGGCGATCGGGGCCACGGCGGTGTTGATCTGGATCGTGCAGGAAGCCAGGCGGCTGCAGATGCGTGGGCTGCCCTGGGTGCTGCTGATCTGCGTCACGGTGGCCTTCGCCAGTGGCGCCCCGCTTTTTCTCTACCTGCGGGAACGGCGGCTGGAGGAACTGGCGCGCTCACCAGCAAGCTGA
- the xseB gene encoding exodeoxyribonuclease VII small subunit: protein MADSTSDDGDRPRPRARRSSGKAAAHKDSVQARRTAAGLSYNEARSALDLILAELQSSTLNVEEMAALHRRAQAYAQRCEQILDEVEQEILIWDPSADADTDPVPDTP, encoded by the coding sequence ATGGCGGACAGCACCAGCGACGACGGCGATCGCCCACGGCCCAGGGCACGCAGAAGTTCGGGGAAGGCCGCCGCGCACAAGGACAGTGTCCAGGCCAGGCGCACGGCTGCGGGGCTCAGCTACAACGAAGCACGCAGCGCCCTGGACCTGATCCTTGCCGAACTGCAGAGCAGCACGCTGAATGTGGAGGAGATGGCGGCCCTGCACCGGCGGGCCCAGGCCTACGCCCAGCGCTGCGAGCAGATCCTGGACGAGGTGGAGCAGGAGATTCTGATCTGGGATCCCAGCGCTGATGCCGACACCGATCCCGTGCCTGACACCCCATGA
- the xseA gene encoding exodeoxyribonuclease VII large subunit, with protein sequence MVSIPGSAAVTAASPASPSGAHSLPRYSVSSLNAALGSLMERGFAPRFLLDATVSRPQLKKGHLWMTLVDEQASISAVVWASQRQKLSMEPAEGDGVVVVGKLNFWAARASLCVQVLDLRPSLSSVMRRFEQVYGQLAAEGLFEPSRKRALPHAPQRIALLTSAPSSALADMLRTAAERWPSTRVLVVPIPVQGAVEAQICATLQRLYGRCHAEGIEALVLARGGGSREDLAVFDGATLGRVLAQAPVPVVSGIGHEDDTTIADLVADYRAATPTAALVALLPERQAVRHGLQQLRRHLVQLVALRLHGERQQLGRFQERLQQLRPRDLLQQRRQSLEQARALLRALSPEQVLQRGFALIRSPDGQVVRSVAALKPEEPVQLVLADGQADALVREIHPGAPLPAAET encoded by the coding sequence ATGGTCTCGATCCCGGGGTCCGCTGCCGTCACTGCCGCAAGCCCAGCCTCCCCATCCGGGGCCCACAGCCTGCCCCGCTACAGCGTCAGCAGCCTGAATGCGGCCCTGGGCAGCCTGATGGAGCGGGGCTTCGCGCCGCGCTTCCTGCTGGATGCCACGGTGAGCCGCCCCCAGCTCAAGAAAGGCCACCTGTGGATGACGCTGGTGGATGAACAGGCCTCGATCTCGGCAGTGGTCTGGGCCTCCCAGCGGCAGAAGCTCTCCATGGAACCTGCCGAGGGCGATGGGGTGGTGGTGGTGGGCAAGCTCAACTTCTGGGCCGCCCGGGCCTCCCTCTGCGTGCAGGTGCTGGACCTGCGGCCGAGCCTCAGCAGCGTGATGCGCCGCTTCGAGCAGGTCTACGGCCAACTGGCTGCCGAGGGGCTGTTTGAACCGAGCCGCAAGCGGGCCCTGCCCCACGCCCCACAGCGGATCGCCCTGCTCACCAGCGCCCCCAGCTCGGCCCTGGCGGACATGCTGCGCACGGCGGCGGAGCGTTGGCCCAGCACCAGGGTGCTGGTGGTGCCGATCCCGGTGCAGGGTGCCGTGGAGGCTCAGATCTGCGCCACCCTGCAGCGGCTTTACGGCCGCTGCCACGCCGAGGGCATCGAGGCCCTGGTGCTGGCCAGGGGCGGTGGCAGCCGCGAAGACCTTGCCGTCTTCGATGGCGCCACGCTGGGCCGCGTCCTGGCCCAGGCACCGGTGCCCGTGGTGAGCGGCATCGGCCATGAAGACGACACCACCATCGCCGACCTGGTGGCGGACTACCGGGCGGCGACGCCCACCGCCGCCTTGGTGGCCCTGCTGCCCGAGCGCCAGGCCGTGCGCCATGGCCTGCAGCAGCTCCGCCGGCACCTGGTGCAGCTGGTGGCGCTGCGCCTCCACGGCGAACGGCAGCAGCTGGGCCGTTTTCAGGAGAGGCTGCAGCAGCTGAGGCCCCGGGATCTGCTGCAACAGCGGCGCCAGAGCCTCGAGCAGGCCAGGGCACTGCTGCGGGCCCTCTCTCCGGAGCAGGTGCTGCAGCGCGGCTTCGCCCTGATCCGCTCGCCGGATGGCCAGGTGGTGCGCTCCGTGGCGGCACTGAAGCCAGAGGAGCCGGTGCAGCTCGTGCTGGCCGATGGGCAGGCGGATGCCCTGGTGCGCGAGATTCACCCGGGCGCGCCCCTCCCCGCAGCAGAGACCTGA